AGGCCTACGTCGTCGGCGGCGCCGCCCGCGACCTGTTGCTCGGCGTTTCCCCCAAGGACTTCGACGTCGGCACGGACGCCACGCCGGAGGAAGTGCGCGGCGTGTTCCGCAGCGCGCGGCTGATCGGGCGCCGGTTCCGCCTGGCCCACGTGCGCTTCGGCCGCGAGATCATCGAAGTCGCGACCTTCCGCGGCCTGGCGGAGGACGGCGACGAGGACGGTGACCGCTCGGTCGAAAAGGGCGGTCGCGTCCTGCGCGACAACGTCTACGGCGGGAGCGTCGCCGAGGACGCGATGCGGCGCGATTTCACCGCCAACGCGCTGATGTACGACCCGGCCACGGAGACGATTCTCGATTACGTGGGGGGTTACGACGACATCCTGGCCAACCGGCTGAGGATGATCGGCGACCCCGAGACCCGCTACCGCGAAGACCCGGTGCGGATGCTGCGCGCGGTCCGTTTCGTGACCAAGCTGGGCATGGAGCTGGACCCGGCCACAGAGGCGCCGATCCGCGAGCTCGCGCCGCTGCTGGCCGACATTCCGCCGGCCCGCCTCCTCGACGAGCTGCTCAAGCTGCTGCTCGGCGGCCGGGCCTGGGAAGGCTTCCGGGGGCTGGTCCGCTACGGGCTGTGGGAGCCGCTGTTTCCCGAGCTGCTGGCCGACCCCTCGGCGCCTCCGGTGCTGGTCGAACAAGCCTTGAAGAACACCGATGAGCGGGTCGCCCAGAACAAGCCGGTCACGCCCGGATTCCTGTTCGCGGCCCTGTTCTGGCCCAAGGCGCAGGCCGAGGCCCGGCGACGCATCGACAACGGCCAGCCGCCGGTCGAGGCCCTGGCCGCCGCCGGCGAGAAGGTCTTCGATCGGTACACGAAGAATGTCGCGGTGCACCGGCGCTTCTCGACCATGGCCAAGGAGATCTGGATGTTCCAGCCGCGCTTCGAGCGCCGGCGGGGCAAGCGTGCCGCACGATTGCTGGGCGAGAAGCGATTCCGCGCCGCGTACGATTTCCTGCTTCTCCGGGCGCTCGAGGACCCGGACCTGAAGGAGATGGCCGACTGGTGGACGAAGGTCCAGGAGGTCGACGACGAAACGCGCAACGAGATGATCTTCGGCGGCCCGCGCAAGAACCCTCCGCGCAAGCGCAAGAAGAATCCGGGTTCACCCCAGGGATGACCCGCGCGTTCGTCGGCATCGGCAGCAACCTGGGAGGCCCCGCACGCCGGGTGCTCGACGCGATCGACGCGCTCGGCCGACTGCCCGACACGGAGCCGGGACGCCGGTCCCCGCTGTATCGCACCGCACCCTGGGGCGAGACCGATCAGCCGGACTTCGTCAACGCCGTGGCCGAACTCCGCACGGCGCTGGATCCCGAGGCGCTGCTCGACGAACTGCAGCGGCTCGAGACCGAAGCCGGCCGCGTCCGCGACCCCGAGCACCGATGGGGGCCACGCGTGCTGGATCTGGACCTCCTCTGGTTCGGCGGGCTGGAGATCGACACGCCGAGGCTGACCGTTCCCCACCCGCGGATGCACGAGCGCGCCTTCGTGCTGCAGCCGCTGTGCGACCTGGAGCCGAGGCTCGAGCTGCCCCGGGGGCGGGTCGATGCGCTGCTGGCCGAACTGGGGCCGGTCGGCATCGATCGGGTGCCCGAGGAAGATCCCGAGACCGATCCGGAGGACGTCGAGGGCCGCAGGGAGCCGACGGCATGAGTCGCCCGGTGACGATCGAGGCGCTGGCCGCGCTGAAGCGCGAGCGCACGCCGATTGCCATGCTGACCGCCTACGACGCCACGCTGGCCCGAGCGGTCGATGCCGCCGGCGTCGACTGCATCCTGGTCGGCGACTCGCTCGGCAATGTCGTGCAGGGTCGGACGACGACCGTCCCGGTCACCGTCGACGACATGGCCTACCACACCGCCTGCGTCCGCCGCGGCGTAGAGCGCGCGCTGGTGGTCGCCGACCTGCCGTACCTGAGCTATGCCGGCGTCGACGCGGCCGTCGAATCGGCGCGCCGCGTGATGCAGGCGGGTGCCGCAATGGTCAAGCTCGAGGGTGGGGCGCCCGTGCTCGACGCGGTGCGTCGCCTGACCGAGCACGGCACGCCGGTCTGCGGCCATCTCGGCCTGACGCCGCAATCGGTGCACCAGCTGTCCGGTTACAAGGTCCAGGGCCGGGAAGCCGAAGCCCGGGACCGCCTGCGGCGAGAGGCGCGCGCGCTCGAGGACGCGGGCGCGTCGCTGCTGGTGCTCGAATGCGTGCCGTCGTCGCTGGCCGCCGAGATCGCGTCTTCGCTGAGCATCCCGGTGATCGGCATCGGCGCCGGCGTCGAAGTCGACGGCCAGGTGCTGGTGCTGCACGACGCGCTGGGCCTGGGCGGTGAGCGGGTGCCGCGTTTCGTGCGCGACTTCATGGCCGATTCGGGGACGATCCCGGCGGCGTTGTCGGCCTATGTGGAGGCCGTGCGCTCCCGGTCCTTCCCCGGCCCGGCCGAGAGCTACGGCGACTGACATGGCCGGCCCGCAGGTCCTGCGCAACACTGCCGAACTGGCCGCGTGGCGCGATGCGGCCGCCGGTCCGGTCCGCTTCGTGCCGACCATGGGCAACCTGCACGACGGCCACGTCGCGCTGATCGACGCGGCCCGCGAGGCCGGCGGCCGGGTGCTGGTCAGTATCTTCGTCAATCCCACCCAGTTCGGCCCGGACGAGGACTTCGATCGCTATCCGCGCACCGTCGACGAGGACCTCGCCCGCCTGGCCGGACGCTGCGACGCGGTCTGGTTGCCGGCCATCGACGACCTCTACCCCCTCGGCCCGGACGCCGGCTTCTCGGTGCACGTGTCCGAATCGCTGGGCGGCATCCTGTGCGGCGCGCATCGGCCGGGTCATTTCGATGGCGTGGCCAATGTCGTATTGCGCCTGTTTCACCGAGTGCGGCCCGACGCCGCGGTGTTCGGCGAGAAGGATTTCCAGCAGCTGACGATTCTCCGCCGGATGGTCGAGGACTTCGGCCTGGGCATCGAGATGATCGGGCGGCCGACCGTGCGCGAGGCCGACGGCTTGGCCATGAGTTCGCGCAACCGCTACCTGACCGAACGCGAGCGGGCCGTCGCGCCCGGCCTGCATGCGACGCTGCTCGAGCTCGCCCGGCGGGCCCGGACACTGCCCGAAGACGCGCCTGCGGGAACTTTCTCGGCCCTCGCGCAGTCTGGAAAAGAGCGTCTTGACGCCATGGGGTTCGACACCGAGTACGTCGAGTTCCGGGACGCCCGGTCGTTGGGTCCGCCGGCGGGTCATCCCCTCCGCCTGCTGGCCGCCGCAAGGCTCGGCGGGGCGCGATTGATCGACAATGTTGCAATTTCGCCACAAGCACGTCGCTAAATCGCAAATCGGGGTTGGAAATGCCGAAAAGTTGTGGTACAGTTACCACGAACCTTGGTATTCCAGCAACGGCGATCAAGGTCAGGGCGCGAATTGAGGTACATCACTCCGACACGCTGCCTCTCCCCCTCACCGGGGAGAGGTTTTTTTTTGCGGTGAAGGCCTCCATCTAGACATTTCCGACCGAACGCAGGCGTTCTGCACAGGAACAAGCGATGCAGTTGAATCTACTGAAGGCCAAGATCCACCGGGCCACCGTGACCCATGCCGAGCTCCACTACGAGGGTTCGTGCGCGATCGACGACGACCTCCTCGAGGCCTCGGGCATCCGGGAATACGAGCAGATTCACATCTACAACGTCGACAACGGCGAGCGCTTCGTGACCTATGCGATCCGTGCCGAGGCCGGCAGCGGCACGATCAGCGTCAACGGCGCCGCGGCCCACAAGGCCTCGGTCGGCGACCTGCTGATCATCTGCGCCTACGGGCAGTACGACAGCGCCGAGGCCGACGCTCACCGGCCCCGCCTGGTCTACCCCGACGGTGACAACCGAGTCGCCCGGATCGCCGGCGAAATTCCCGTCCAGGCCGCCTGATCCGGCGTCCGCGACCCCGGAACCCGGCCGTGTCGCAAAAAAACAACACTTCGCATGCCCGTTCGGGCGGCAACCCGATCGCTCGCCTGCTCGAGTCCGAGCCCGGGCGCTCGACGACCATGGTCGCCGAGAGCGGCCGCTGGCGCCTCGACGCCAGCTTGACCCCGATCCCGGTTGCGGACTGGGCCGCGAAGCCCCCGGTCGACGAGACCGCAGCCGTGCGCCGGCTGTTCTCCGGAGAGATCGTCAATGCCTCCGAGCAGCGTGCCGCGCTTCATCCGTGGCTCCGCCGCGAGGGGAGCGGGCGGCCCGAGTCCATCCGTGCCGACCAGCGACGCCTCGCGGAGACCGCGGATGCCCTGTACGCCGGCCGCACACCGGTCAGGACCCTGCTCAACGTCGCCATCGGGGGCTCCGACCTCGGGCCCCGCCTGGTCTTCGACGCCCTGGACCGGCAGGAGTCCGCGGTCGACGTTCGCTGGCTATCGACGCTCGACGATCGCGCGCTGACCCGCCAGCTCGACGAC
Above is a genomic segment from Halomonas denitrificans containing:
- the folK gene encoding 2-amino-4-hydroxy-6-hydroxymethyldihydropteridine diphosphokinase → MTRAFVGIGSNLGGPARRVLDAIDALGRLPDTEPGRRSPLYRTAPWGETDQPDFVNAVAELRTALDPEALLDELQRLETEAGRVRDPEHRWGPRVLDLDLLWFGGLEIDTPRLTVPHPRMHERAFVLQPLCDLEPRLELPRGRVDALLAELGPVGIDRVPEEDPETDPEDVEGRREPTA
- the panC gene encoding pantoate--beta-alanine ligase, translating into MAGPQVLRNTAELAAWRDAAAGPVRFVPTMGNLHDGHVALIDAAREAGGRVLVSIFVNPTQFGPDEDFDRYPRTVDEDLARLAGRCDAVWLPAIDDLYPLGPDAGFSVHVSESLGGILCGAHRPGHFDGVANVVLRLFHRVRPDAAVFGEKDFQQLTILRRMVEDFGLGIEMIGRPTVREADGLAMSSRNRYLTERERAVAPGLHATLLELARRARTLPEDAPAGTFSALAQSGKERLDAMGFDTEYVEFRDARSLGPPAGHPLRLLAAARLGGARLIDNVAISPQARR
- the pcnB gene encoding polynucleotide adenylyltransferase PcnB, producing the protein MDTDPDREPAAGVSHPAHFLHEAVYPLSTSLREIPRSEHGIARKSISREATQVTERLQQAGFKAYVVGGAARDLLLGVSPKDFDVGTDATPEEVRGVFRSARLIGRRFRLAHVRFGREIIEVATFRGLAEDGDEDGDRSVEKGGRVLRDNVYGGSVAEDAMRRDFTANALMYDPATETILDYVGGYDDILANRLRMIGDPETRYREDPVRMLRAVRFVTKLGMELDPATEAPIRELAPLLADIPPARLLDELLKLLLGGRAWEGFRGLVRYGLWEPLFPELLADPSAPPVLVEQALKNTDERVAQNKPVTPGFLFAALFWPKAQAEARRRIDNGQPPVEALAAAGEKVFDRYTKNVAVHRRFSTMAKEIWMFQPRFERRRGKRAARLLGEKRFRAAYDFLLLRALEDPDLKEMADWWTKVQEVDDETRNEMIFGGPRKNPPRKRKKNPGSPQG
- a CDS encoding aspartate 1-decarboxylase: MQLNLLKAKIHRATVTHAELHYEGSCAIDDDLLEASGIREYEQIHIYNVDNGERFVTYAIRAEAGSGTISVNGAAAHKASVGDLLIICAYGQYDSAEADAHRPRLVYPDGDNRVARIAGEIPVQAA
- the panB gene encoding 3-methyl-2-oxobutanoate hydroxymethyltransferase; its protein translation is MSRPVTIEALAALKRERTPIAMLTAYDATLARAVDAAGVDCILVGDSLGNVVQGRTTTVPVTVDDMAYHTACVRRGVERALVVADLPYLSYAGVDAAVESARRVMQAGAAMVKLEGGAPVLDAVRRLTEHGTPVCGHLGLTPQSVHQLSGYKVQGREAEARDRLRREARALEDAGASLLVLECVPSSLAAEIASSLSIPVIGIGAGVEVDGQVLVLHDALGLGGERVPRFVRDFMADSGTIPAALSAYVEAVRSRSFPGPAESYGD